A stretch of the Sulfurimonas sp. HSL-1656 genome encodes the following:
- a CDS encoding 3'-5' exonuclease: MAKFVLLDTETTGAGETDRIIQLGFMVLEAGQQTEVYNDFCSSDVPIAYGAMEVHNITPEMIEGKPLCTETEAYRALMALNNDANYLVIHNAPFDLGMLEKEGFANGMKLIDTLRCARHVFEDEEAHRLQYFRYKMGLYKEEAAEAQKLGVEIKAHDAIGDVLTLKLFLSRLRARVQERFPGENPVEKMVALTLEPVFYKGPMRFGKYKGKTLFEIAADDRGYLQWMVEKMESLDDDMRYSINRVLSGV; this comes from the coding sequence ATGGCGAAATTCGTACTGCTGGACACGGAAACGACAGGGGCGGGAGAGACGGACCGCATCATTCAGCTGGGCTTCATGGTCCTGGAGGCGGGACAGCAGACGGAGGTCTATAATGACTTCTGTTCGTCGGATGTGCCGATCGCGTATGGCGCGATGGAGGTGCACAACATTACTCCGGAGATGATCGAAGGCAAACCGCTCTGCACCGAGACTGAGGCCTACCGGGCACTTATGGCCCTCAACAATGATGCGAATTACCTGGTGATCCACAACGCGCCTTTCGACCTGGGAATGCTTGAAAAAGAGGGGTTTGCCAACGGCATGAAGCTCATCGATACCCTGCGCTGCGCACGGCATGTTTTCGAAGATGAGGAGGCGCACCGGCTGCAGTATTTCCGCTACAAAATGGGGCTTTACAAAGAGGAGGCGGCTGAAGCGCAGAAGCTCGGCGTCGAGATCAAGGCGCATGATGCCATCGGCGACGTCCTGACGCTCAAACTCTTTTTAAGCCGTCTGCGTGCGCGTGTCCAGGAGCGCTTCCCCGGCGAAAACCCTGTGGAGAAGATGGTCGCCCTGACCCTGGAACCCGTCTTTTACAAGGGTCCGATGCGTTTCGGCAAGTACAAGGGCAAAACGCTCTTTGAAATTGCAGCGGATGATCGCGGCTACCTGCAGTGGATGGTGGAGAAGATGGAGAGTCTCGACGACGATATGCGCTATTCGATCAACAGGGTATTGTCGGGAGTGTAA
- a CDS encoding response regulator translates to MPNKQLKVLAVDDDLINLKLLKSMLMKTGYVAEVIEAKNGADAIGELKNTPDIDVVLLDIIMPVMGGLDMLRVLRADENLKQPPVIVLTTDETKKAEALEAGANGFLMKPVREKELSAKISQLIL, encoded by the coding sequence ATGCCGAACAAACAACTGAAAGTACTTGCCGTAGACGACGACCTCATCAACCTGAAACTGCTGAAGTCCATGCTGATGAAAACGGGTTACGTCGCTGAAGTCATCGAAGCCAAGAATGGCGCCGATGCCATCGGTGAGCTGAAAAATACACCGGACATCGACGTCGTACTGCTTGACATCATCATGCCGGTCATGGGCGGTCTGGATATGCTCCGCGTCCTGCGCGCCGACGAGAACCTCAAACAGCCTCCTGTCATCGTTCTGACGACGGATGAGACGAAAAAAGCCGAGGCCCTCGAAGCCGGTGCAAACGGTTTCCTCATGAAACCGGTGCGCGAAAAAGAACTGAGCGCAAAGATCTCCCAGCTGATCCTCTGA
- a CDS encoding ATP-binding protein, translated as MNLGLKSQLRLISLLPILLLLSLASFYVYTSFKDYQSAEVLQTKLAENKYLNGLFTNISRERGMTVMYMGNHSEATKKSLLSQRDIVDQSLAQLSSTLNAQDALSLKNTANTIEEVRNAVDTGSAEFEAVYAEAYGVLLNNILEILGHITQISDDKALSSSASAYFNLLQAEFYTASERDFISFILARSTALETEEVNRWLSLIGRADAISYDTALDADLKAAMDALFKGEDNTELFEDITAERAEIIQAINDGLYSTQSGVWFAMLSEKTNLLSEAENVLITAMDKRAAIVQTQALEILTAAVVIWAIAIIIALLGYFLANDIARNIKDLESVLKRAAEGIETESSDINLETAKGTAQAYALLESVIEQTRMDKVSAQEASEAKSMFLANMSHEIRTPLNGIVGFTELLKDTDLQEEQREFIDIIEKSSENLLEIINNILDLSKIESNKLEIEEIAFNPLEEFESAVEVYAVRASEKHIDLGCFIDPSLERPLKGDPTKIKEVLINLLSNAVKFTNSGGAINVNVRREACDTPNRARVRFEVKDSGIGVTAEQKARIFEAFGQADTSITRKYGGTGLGLTISSSFIELMGGKLDLESEPGHGTTFFFVLELEEIETLNESLRHSFTNINALIMNDETRQKAQTEYLLEYLSYYGVKHTTFNDLRQLQALQEKGSYDILIADFDYCDEEVLQKVSATPEATVLITKSYYMKKIESMELDLFKVLYEPLNATKLQNVLESFDAEDYVVKKAQKKRKKVSADSRFNAKVLVAEDNIINQKLIRRTLEELGLEITIANNGLEAFEKRKNGDFDLIFMDIQMPVLDGMEATMEILDFEEDENQPHVPIIALTANALKGDRERFMDVGMDEYTTKPLVRTEILNLLSQFIGDKIVDTRSTAAAEVETAAETAAVEEAVEETATEAAPEIAYNADILLVKKGVLENKLFGQLLSDLGFSYDSVSGGRNMIEALEDKAYKLVLFDQEIEGLDLEMLQTTLGNKAHKTATVMMVDPGVEPDEATRKRVNDVIKNVINKDLLRLIFEKYV; from the coding sequence ATGAATTTGGGACTTAAAAGCCAGCTGCGCCTGATCAGCCTTTTGCCGATCCTCCTCCTGCTGAGCCTGGCCAGTTTCTACGTTTATACCTCGTTCAAGGACTACCAGTCTGCGGAAGTCCTGCAGACGAAGTTGGCCGAGAATAAATACCTCAACGGATTGTTCACCAACATTTCCCGCGAACGCGGGATGACGGTTATGTACATGGGTAACCACTCCGAAGCGACCAAAAAATCGCTGCTCTCCCAGCGTGACATCGTCGACCAGTCGCTGGCGCAGCTTAGCAGCACTTTGAACGCCCAGGACGCCCTCTCGCTGAAAAACACGGCCAACACCATCGAAGAGGTCCGTAACGCCGTCGATACCGGCAGTGCGGAATTCGAAGCCGTCTACGCTGAGGCGTACGGGGTACTGCTGAACAACATCCTCGAGATTCTCGGCCATATTACCCAGATCTCCGACGACAAGGCGCTCTCTTCCAGTGCTTCCGCCTACTTCAACCTGCTCCAGGCCGAGTTCTATACCGCTTCCGAACGCGACTTCATCTCTTTCATTCTTGCCCGCTCCACCGCGCTGGAGACCGAAGAGGTCAACCGCTGGCTCTCGCTGATCGGCCGGGCTGACGCCATCAGCTACGATACGGCCCTCGATGCCGATCTCAAGGCCGCTATGGATGCCCTGTTCAAAGGAGAAGACAATACCGAGCTGTTCGAAGACATTACCGCCGAACGCGCCGAAATCATCCAGGCGATCAACGACGGGCTCTACTCCACGCAGTCCGGTGTCTGGTTTGCGATGCTCTCGGAAAAGACCAACCTGCTCTCCGAAGCCGAAAACGTCCTGATCACAGCCATGGACAAACGGGCGGCCATCGTCCAGACCCAGGCCCTCGAAATCCTGACGGCCGCCGTCGTCATCTGGGCGATCGCGATCATCATTGCACTGCTGGGCTACTTCCTCGCCAACGACATCGCCCGTAACATCAAGGACCTCGAATCGGTCCTCAAACGGGCGGCAGAGGGTATCGAGACCGAAAGTTCCGATATCAACCTCGAAACGGCGAAGGGTACGGCACAGGCCTACGCCCTGCTTGAAAGCGTCATCGAACAGACCCGTATGGATAAGGTCTCCGCACAGGAGGCCAGCGAAGCGAAATCGATGTTCCTGGCGAACATGTCGCATGAGATCCGTACGCCGCTCAACGGGATCGTCGGCTTTACCGAACTCCTCAAAGATACCGACCTCCAGGAAGAGCAGCGCGAATTCATCGATATTATCGAGAAGAGTTCCGAGAACCTGCTGGAAATTATCAACAACATCCTCGACCTCTCCAAGATCGAAAGCAACAAGCTCGAGATCGAAGAGATCGCCTTCAACCCGCTCGAAGAGTTCGAAAGCGCTGTCGAAGTCTATGCCGTCCGCGCTTCCGAAAAACACATCGACCTCGGCTGTTTCATCGACCCGAGCCTGGAACGCCCGCTCAAAGGGGACCCGACCAAGATCAAAGAGGTTCTTATCAACCTCCTCTCCAACGCCGTCAAGTTCACCAACAGCGGCGGGGCGATCAACGTCAACGTCCGCCGCGAAGCGTGCGATACGCCGAACCGTGCCCGCGTGCGCTTTGAAGTCAAAGACAGCGGGATCGGCGTTACCGCCGAGCAGAAAGCCCGCATCTTCGAAGCCTTCGGCCAGGCGGATACCTCCATTACGCGTAAATACGGCGGTACCGGCCTTGGTCTGACGATCTCCAGCAGCTTCATCGAGCTGATGGGCGGCAAGCTCGACCTCGAGAGCGAACCGGGACACGGTACGACCTTCTTCTTCGTTCTCGAACTCGAAGAGATCGAAACCCTCAACGAGTCGCTCCGTCACAGCTTCACCAACATCAACGCGCTCATCATGAACGATGAGACGCGCCAGAAAGCGCAGACGGAGTACCTGCTCGAGTACCTCAGCTACTACGGGGTTAAGCACACCACCTTCAACGACCTGCGCCAGCTGCAGGCGCTCCAGGAAAAGGGAAGTTATGACATCCTGATCGCCGATTTCGACTACTGCGACGAAGAGGTCCTGCAGAAAGTCAGCGCCACACCGGAGGCAACGGTCCTCATTACGAAGTCCTACTACATGAAGAAGATCGAGAGCATGGAGCTCGACCTCTTCAAGGTCCTGTACGAACCGCTCAACGCCACCAAGCTGCAGAACGTGCTCGAGTCCTTCGATGCCGAAGACTACGTCGTCAAAAAAGCGCAGAAGAAGCGCAAAAAAGTCAGCGCCGACAGCCGCTTCAACGCCAAGGTCCTTGTCGCGGAAGACAATATCATCAACCAGAAACTGATCCGCCGTACCCTCGAGGAGCTCGGCCTGGAGATCACCATTGCGAACAACGGTCTCGAAGCCTTTGAAAAACGCAAAAACGGCGACTTCGACCTGATCTTCATGGATATCCAGATGCCGGTACTCGACGGGATGGAAGCGACCATGGAGATCCTCGATTTCGAAGAGGATGAGAACCAGCCGCACGTACCGATCATCGCCCTGACGGCCAATGCCCTCAAAGGGGACCGCGAACGCTTTATGGACGTCGGGATGGACGAATATACGACCAAACCGCTGGTCCGTACCGAAATTCTCAACCTGCTCAGCCAGTTCATCGGTGACAAGATCGTCGATACGCGCAGCACGGCGGCAGCCGAAGTAGAGACGGCAGCAGAGACTGCTGCCGTCGAAGAAGCCGTAGAGGAAACGGCGACCGAAGCAGCGCCGGAGATCGCCTATAACGCCGACATCCTGCTGGTGAAAAAAGGGGTGCTGGAGAACAAACTCTTCGGTCAGCTTCTCTCCGATCTCGGCTTCAGCTATGACAGTGTCAGCGGCGGCCGCAACATGATCGAGGCCCTCGAGGACAAAGCCTACAAACTCGTGCTGTTCGACCAGGAGATCGAAGGACTGGATCTGGAAATGCTGCAGACCACCCTGGGGAACAAAGCGCACAAAACCGCTACTGTCATGATGGTCGATCCGGGTGTCGAACCCGACGAGGCGACCCGCAAGCGCGTCAACGACGTCATCAAAAATGTCATCAACAAAGACCTGCTGCGCCTGATCTTTGAAAAATACGTATAA